In Juglans regia cultivar Chandler chromosome 13, Walnut 2.0, whole genome shotgun sequence, the following proteins share a genomic window:
- the LOC109014362 gene encoding 14-3-3-like protein GF14 iota — translation MSTEKERETQVYLAKLAEQAERYEEMVECMKRVAKLDLELTVEERNLLSVGYKNVIGARRASWRIMSSIEQKEESKGNEQNVKLIKGYCQKVEEELSKICSDILAIIDKHLIPSSTSGEATVFYYKMKGDYYRYLAEFKIDQERKEAAEESLKGYEAASSTANTDLPSTHPIRLGLALNFSVFYYEIMNSPERACHLAKQAFDEAIAELDTLSEESYKDSTLIMQLLRDNLTLWTSDLPEDGGEDNLKGEESKPTEAEH, via the exons ATGTCGAcggagaaggagagagagacccAGGTTTACTTGGCCAAGCTCGCCGAACAGGCCGAGCGTTATGAAG AAATGGTCGAGTGTATGAAAAGGGTAGCAAAACTTGATCTTGAACTGACTGTAGAGGAGAGGAATCTCCTATCAGTGGGATACAAAAATGTCATTGGTGCTCGCAGAGCTTCTTGGCGCATTATGTCATCCATTGAGCAAAAGGAAGAGTCCAAGGGAAATGAGCAAAATGTTAAACTTATTAAGGGTTACTGCCAGAAGGTCGAGGAGGAACTCTCCAAGATATGCAGTGACATTCTTGCTATCATTGACAAGCACCTGATTCCCTCTTCCACTTCAGGAGAAGCCACAGTTTTTTACTACAAAAT GAAAGGTGATTATTATCGGTATCTTGCTGAGTTCAAGATTGACCAGGAAAGGAAAGAGGCAGCTGAGGAGTCATTGAAGGGATATGAG GCTGCTTCATCAACTGCAAACACAGATCTTCCATCAACCCATCCTATCCGTCTTGGCCTTGCTCTCAATTTCTCTGTATTCTACTATGAGATAATGAATTCTCCTGAGAG GGCCTGCCATTTGGCTAAACAAGCATTCGACGAGGCAATTGCAGAGCTGGACACCTTGAGTGAGGAGTCTTACAAGGACAGTACCCTGATCATGCAGTTGTTGAGAGACAACCTTACTCTCTGGACCTCTGATTTGCCTGAAGATGGAG GTGAAGACAACCTCAAAGGTGAAGAGTCCAAGCCTACTGAAGCCGAG CATTGA
- the LOC109014361 gene encoding probable methyltransferase PMT5, translating into MRSSWFNKVSVIFGPRPPLSWLLLCLVSLLAIIAVLGSSSSNAFDSVTATPDIYLNYRRLKEQAAVDYLELKSLSLGASRQRELGLCGKERENYVPCYNVSANLLAGLKDGEELDRHCEVQREQNRCLVRPPKEYKTPLRWPAGRDVIWSGNVKITKDQFLSSGSMTKRLMLLEENQIAFHSEDGLIFDGVKDYSRQIAEMIGLGSDSEFLQAGVHNVLDIGCGFGSFGAHLVSLKLMAVCIAAYEATGSQVQLALERGLPAIIGSFISRQLPYPSLSFDMVHCAQCGIVWDKKDGMLLIEVDRVLKPGGYFVLTSPSGKLQGSSVGIKKRNMLTPMEELTQRICWSLLAQQDETFIWQKTVDTDCYASRKQVAIPLCKEGHDIQSYYQPLVSCISGTSSKRWIPIQNRSAGSQLSSAELEVHGVLPEDFFEDLQIWRSALKNYWSLLTPLIFSDHPKRPGDEDPLPPFNMIRNVMDMNSHYGGLNAAFLEEKKSVWVMNVVPIRARNTLPVILDQGFAGVLHDWCEPFPTYPRTYDLLHANGLLSHLSSERCSTMDLFLEMDRILRPEGWAVLSDKVGAIEMARTLATHIRWEARVIDLQNGSDQRLLVCQKPFIKK; encoded by the exons ATGAGAAGCTCGTGGTTTAATAAAGTATCCGTCATTTTCGGCCCCAGACCACCGCTCAGCTGGTTACTTTTGTGCCTTGTTAGCTTGCTCGCGATAATTGCAGTATTAGGCTCGTCTTCTTCGAACGCCTTTGACTCTGTAACTGCTACGCCGGACATTTATTTAAACTATAGAAGGCTAAAGGAGCAAGCAGCGGTTGATTATTTGGAGCTGAAGTCTCTTTCACTTGGAGCTAGTCGGCAAAGAGAGCTTGGCCTTTGTggcaaagaaagagaaaattatgTACCTTGTTACAATGTTTCAGCAAATTTGTTAGCTGGGCTTAAAGATGGGGAGGAGCTTGATCGGCATTGTGAAGTTCAAAGAGAACAAAACCGGTGTTTGGTTCGCCCACCTAAAGAGTATAAGACCCCCCTGAGGTGGCCTGCTGGCAGGGATGTGATATGGAGTGGAAATGTGAAGATAACCAAAGACCAATTTCTGTCATCCGGAAGTATGACCAAAAG GTTGATGTTACTTGAAGAGAATCAAATTGCTTTTCACTCTGAGGATGGATTGATCTTTGATGGTGTTAAAGACTATTCTCGCCAAATTGCAGAGATGATAGGGTTAGGAAGTGACTCCGAATTTCTTCAAGCTggt GTGCACAATGTACTAGATATTGGTTGTGGATTTGGTAGCTTTGGAGCTCATTTGGTCTCACTGAAGTTAATGGCTGTTTGTATTGCGGCTTACGAGGCGACTGGCAGTCAGGTCCAATTAGCCCTTGAGAGAGGTCTTCCAGCAATAATTGGTAGCTTCATTTCAAGACAGCTTCCATATCCATCCTTGTCATTTGACATGGTTCACTGTGCGCAGTGTGGTATTGTTTGGGACAAAAAAG ATGGGATGCTACTTATCGAAGTTGACCGCGTACTCAAGCCTGGAGGTTACTTTGTGTTGACCTCACCCTCAGGCAAGCTGCAAGGAAGTTCAGTGGGAATAAAGAAGAGAAACATGTTGACACCAATGGAAGAGTTGACCCAGAGAATCTGTTGGAGTCTTCTAGCCCAGCAAGATGAAACTTTCATCTGGCAGAAGACTGTGGATACTGATTGTTATGCCTCTCG CAAGCAGGTTGCTATACCACTTTGCAAAGAAGGGCATGATATTCAATCATATTATCAGCCACTTGTATCTTGTATAAGTGGTACCTCAAGCAAACGCTGGATTCCAATCCAGAACAGATCTGCTGGTTCCCAATTGAGCTCAGCCGAGCTTGAAGTTCATG GAGTTTTGCCTGAAGATTTCTTCGAAGACTTGCAGATTTGGAGATCTGCTCTAAAAAACTACTGGTCTTTGCTTACACCCTTAATTTTCTCTGACCATCCAAAGAGGCCTGGTGATGAGGACCCATTACCCCCATTTAACATGATACGCAATGTGATGGACATGAATTCTCATTATGGGGGTCTAAATGCTGCATTTTTGGAGGAGAAAAAATCAGTATGGGTGATGAATGTTGTACCCATCAGAGCTCGTAATACACTTCCTGTTATACTTGATCAGGGCTTTGCTGGTGTTTTGCATGACTG GTGTGAACCTTTCCCCACATACCCGCGGACATATGATCTGCTTCATGCAAATGGGCTCCTTTCACATCTCAGTTCAGAGAGATGCAGCACAATGGACTTGTTCTTGGAAATGGACCGCATATTGCGCCCTGAG GGATGGGCTGTTCTTTCTGATAAAGTGGGAGCCATAGAGATGGCACGAACTCTTGCTACACATATACGATGGGAAGCAAGGGTGATTGACCTTCAGAATGGCAGTGACCAGCGGCTGCTTGTTTGCCAGAAACCATTCATTAAGAAATGA
- the LOC109014360 gene encoding COBW domain-containing protein 1 has protein sequence MEDGEDEEAPLAVRIDEIVEPYPLEQSNSRRLENNDASVGVTVITGYLGAGKSTLVNHVLNTQHGKRIAVILNEFGEEIGVERAMINEGDGGALVEEWVELANGCICCTVKHSLVQALEQLIQRKEKLDHILLETTGLANPAPLASVLWLDDQLESEVKLDSIITVVDAKNLRFQLNEHRASSSFPEAFLQIAFADVVILNKVDLVSPEGCGGGLEELEKEIHDINSLASIIRSVRCQVDLPKILNRRAYDASYATHLEALLEESRSLSSRDIHDSGVRTLCICQPQQVDLDKVRLWLEEILWDKKSGMEVYRCKGVLSVQNSDQLHTLQAVREIYEIVPARKWKEEENQMNKIVFIGQNLNEDVLTDSFSTCATS, from the exons atggaggacGGAGAAGACGAAGAGGCACCTCTCGCCGTTCGAATTGATGAAATCGTGGAACCCTACCCTCTCGAACAATCCAATTCGAGGCGGCTGGAAAACAATGACGCTTCGGTAGGGGTAACCGTCATTACGGGCTATCTCGGAGCTGGAAAATCCACT CTGGTGAATCACGTATTGAATACCCAACACGGTAAGAGGATAGCGGTGATCTTGAATGAGTTCGGTGAGGAAATTGGAGTAGAAAGAGCGATGATAAACGAAGGAGATGGCGGCGCTCTCGTTGAAGAATGGGTTGAGCTGGCTAATGGTTGTATCTGTTGTACTGTCAAGCACAGTTTAGTCCAAGCACTTGAGCAACTTATACAGAGGAAGGAGAA aCTTGATCATATTTTACTGGAGACCACAGGGTTGGCGAACCCGGCTCCACTTGCATCTGTTCTTTGGTTGGATGATCAGCTGGAATCAGAGGTCAAGCTCGATTCGATTATAACC GTTGTTGATGCCAAAAACCTTCGTTTTCAGCTCAATGAGCATCGAGCTTCATCTTCATTTCCTGAAGCATTTCTTCAAATAGCATTTGCG GATGTTGTAATTCTCAATAAGGTTGATTTGGTTTCTCCAGAGGGTTGTGGAGGTGGTTTGGAGGAACTGGAGAAGGAAATTCATGACATTAATTCCCTTGCAAGCATCATCCGTTCTGTTCGGTGTCAAGTTGACTTGCCTAAGATATTAAACCGGCGGGCCTATGATGCTTCT TATGCCACTCATTTAGAAGCACTGTTGGAAGAAAGCCGTTCTCTTTCTAGCAGGGATATTCATGATAGCGGTGTGAGAACCTTATGCATTTGTCAGCCACAACAGGTTGATCTTGATAAG GTTCGTTTATGGCTTGAGGAGATTCTTTGGGATAAGAAATCTGGTATGGAAGTTTATCGCTGCAAAGGAGTTCTAAGTGTTCAAAATTCTGATCAACTACATACTTTACAG GCTGTGAGGGAGATATATGAGATTGTTCCAGCTCGCAAATGGAAAGAGGAGGAAAATCAGATGAACAAGATAGTTTTTATCG GTCAAAACCTAAACGAGGATGTTCTTACTGATTCCTTCAGCACTTGTGCAACTTCTTGA